The DNA window GAAAATATTTCCGCATTTCCTATCATTTCAGAGGCCGACAATACAACATATGCAGCCTGTCCACCCTTGGCATTGGACCTGTCTACCATCCCCTTGTGGCTCACCTTTCAAGATGTCGGGGCCAGGGAAGAACTGATGCAATAATATAGAAAGACATTGAATGGAGGGAAGAACTGATGCAATAATATAGAAAGACATTGAATGGAGGGAAGGACTGGTGCAATAATATAGAAAGACATGATTCTTTAAATAACTCTTTATAAACATGTCAGCCACAGTAAAGCAGATAAAAGAATCCTATCCATGCAGTTATATAATGTTTATGGACCTGCCCGAGTTAAATTTCATGGGTGAAGTCACCATAGGTTTACTGTACATATACTCTCACTGTTGGCAACAGCCAGTTCATTCATAGAACAGGGGAAGATAAAGTGAACAGTCTACGTACTCTATTCCTGGTGGTAAGTGATTGTGACCTTAGACCCTTGAGATTCCATTGgggaattggaattttttttttttttttttttttttactttttagcaTCAAACAGATGAAACATCAATGGAAAGCCACTGTCTTGGGTGCCTGAACTAAGATAAGAGGCCAATGGACTCCCAATAGGTTGTGAATCCTCATCTATCAGACATCCTTAAAGGTGGTCTCTATATCTATATAATTGGTATATAGTTGTATATCCTTAGAATAGTTCATCATTATCATAACACTGAGGGTTTGACTGAAAGTAACAAAGCACTCCAATGTTTGCCAGGCAAAGCTCTAGtctatattgcagtttttttgtcCTATTAACTTGAACGAGACTGAGCTTTACTGAACTGTAACACCATGCAAACCTCTGGCAAGCTTCATAGGTCCTTTAATCAACTAGGGTGTGGGGAATCAGATCCTCACCAATCTAAAACTGATGGCTCATCCTAAGGGTACAGATGAGATCATCCTTTCCTCCTGTCTGGACATAGCCAACCCTCCTGAATAAGGCTTATTGGTGAAACGCGTTGGGTTCCTCAACACTGAGCTATCTATCCCTGGGGTTAGTTACTTAATATCTACCATGACATCAGATATTTACATGTATTGTAGCTATATCCAGCATGTGCCCTGAGTTGGGGATCTTTTTCTTCTACATCTGGCCCATGTTGCACTTTTTAACCACGTTGTTGTAGTTATCtatcaataaaatatttttgtactttttgatATGTATTGGAGTATGGTCAGTAGTTTAATATGAAGTGTATTTCCATATTACTATTTTTATAGGTTCGCCATGGACCCCGTCTCGATTTTACTCTTCATCACTGTCTTCTTATTTCTGGTCAATGTGTTGAAGAACAAGAAAAATGCTAAGAATCGGAATTTTCCTCCAGGACCTAAAACCTTACCGATCATTGGGAATATGCACATGATCAGCATATTGAAACCCCATAAATCCTTTGTAGAGGTAATGAAAATTCATAAAGCATTTCACTCTCAAATCATACAATTTTCAGATATTAGGCTTTGTGTAGATCTCTTCCATCAAGTTTAGCCACCAAATCAGATGAGGTCCATAGTTGGTCAGTGGTCACAGGTGGGATGttagtatctagagatgagcgagtagtaatcgatcgagtaggtattcgattgaatactatggtattcgaaatactcgtactcgatcgagtaccactcgctattcaaatggaaaaattcgatgcagaaccagcgttgattggctgaatgctatacagtcggccaatcaacactggttcttctcctacctttagaagtcttctccgtgcagcgtccccgcggcgtcttccagctctgaattcactctgccaggcattgggcctgggcagagccgactgcgcatgcccgcgctactagaaaatggccgctttgactgaaagcggccattttcttgtagtgcgggcatgcgcagtcagctctgcccaggtccaatgcctggcagagtgaattcagagcccggAAGACTCACCATCTATggcttctgattattatactatttgacctgaagagaccccagagtataattgataCTCATGTATTTGTGTGGTGAgtaccaaaaatttcaggttcggcgaaagccaaaatttttgaaaaattcctaAAAACCAGGAGATTTATTAgctttaactttttatttctgtttAATTCCTTGTTGTTCTTTTAGATCTCAAAGAAGCATGGCACGGTATTCAGGATCCATTTGGGACAGATGAAGCTTGTTGTCCTATGTGGTTATGAGACGGTGAAAGATGCCCTGATCAACCATGCCGAGGAATTTGCTGGAAGACCAGATTCCCCAATCCTCTCCCAAACATCAAATGGATATGGTAAGTATATCTTTCTCTTCTTATTATCAGTTGAAAGGTCATTTCTTATAAGTATCACTGTCACTTCTGTACATCTGTAGGCTTTAGACCatcatatatatttttacagGTCAAAAAAGGGACCAAAAAATGCTTGAAGACTTTAACTGGGTGAAGAACTGGAAGCTATGCTACATAATTTGCTTTTACAGAATTTCTGACTGTGATATACGTAAAGGGCTTATCCAGGATCATTTTAAAATTAGGCCGAGTAAagtgaaaaaaccccaaaaacgttcttgcctgtccctgatgctccggtgtctcccagcacAGTCCGGTCCTACAGCTCCGTTGTTTTCTTCTAGCAGAAGTCCATGCCACAACTGACTTCTGAGGCCTCAGCAAAAGGGACATGGGATATCAAAGCTGGCAAGGACTTCTGGCAAAAAGAAGGGCGGCACTGGAGGACAAGGGACAGGTAtgtttgtttttgggttttttttttcacctcctctgaactaattttaaaaaatgatctAGACaacttttttaaccacttcagtaccgggccaatttgtggtccaggaccagacacattttaggtttattttgtatgtgcagttttgaggtctgtaacatttttcccatatgtctcagtcaactaatttttgtgtcttttttcggggacacatagggctttatttttatgttctttttattttcgaatgtgttttaattttttttatatccggaaaAATATAGACATAATAGgagggttttcaatttattattattatttttatatttaataacacaaagtgtcactgaaaaactttataaaatagtttttcctctccgttacggtaatttttattttgtatggtgttgtcgggggtggggctataacctttaataacggcgttttattagtgtattataattttttttattattaatttatttacattttttaaaacttttttattatatttttattttattttattttattttttcagattgtgtcgccataaggtgataagagacctttggggacatctgatcactttttttttttttgtattggaggctgatttctcctataactggggctggtacattagcctcagttgcaggaggaatacagactcctgcacgccgctgtatacacagtgtacacagctgatctgggtcctgtaggacccagcagctcttgcaagatgctgctcccagcggatcacgagACGTACCGgtgcgtcctgtcagaacaaggcaaccactacccagacatttatagtctatgggcggtccgtaaGTGGTTAAGGTGATCAGTCCTTTTTGGCTTTGGTCTCGGTATGGTCCTTCTCACAGCACATCATTTGTATAAGCATTAGGTGTTGGCTTCTATTAAGACCCTGAAGATATAAGACTGGTTGGACTTAAATCCACTGCTGGTGGGAGAtgtgtctgaattattaagaatTCAGTCTCCTAATAATGCTGGCACCCTTCGGGAGGTCTTATGCATCAGgaatgaaatctacaccagcctgGGAAAGTTTACTGGTGTGAATTAATAGTAAATCTGTCTAGCCAAAGGATCCCCTCCATAGTACAACTTAATCCCTGTCTCCATTCGGCCATTATTTTTGGTCTAAAGTAGCAAGCCTGGTAGGAAAAGAACAAATTGGTGTGATGATAAGGTCATAGTCGCATTTATGAATAAATGACCAACAATCCCGGGTAACcttcgtcgtcctaattaattaggctgagtgccaggcggtcaAAAAATCACACCACTCTATGTATTGGTATTCATTCTTCTTTCAGctcaagaataataataataataataataataataataataaattttatttatatagcgccaacatattccgcagcgctgtacaatttgtagggtaagAATGTTtgctgacgcactttttattGAGACCACAGAGTTAAATATTATCAGAGAAAGGAAGATAGATAATAAcgcaagttttcatattcattcctgattggtatgatacatctcaatcaaacagaaaaagttccatatatagccagctactcccgtcctgcgtggtaaccttggggagttgTCTTGTGGCAGCAGTATTTGTTattcttgcacccatcttggatacagggGCCATAtatcattataccagtttcaagcataagcaactatatctagcattcagcctttaaccccttagcgacccttgacgtaactgtacgtcatgggtcgcatggggatgtatggagcgagctcacacgctgagctcgctccatacacggcagatgccggctgtataatacagccaggacctgccactaacagcagcggtcggtgcccgagccgatcgctgctgttaaccctttacacactgcggtcaaacgtgaccgcagtgtgtaaacggcgccggcggcatgggcgccgccatgtttcgccgatcgccgccctcctgaacgtcacaagagggcggtgatcggttgctattgaaggcttccaggcttgtctctgcactagatctattagacgatgccagaggcagcctctaatagaagtgctgcgattttcctattcactgcaatactgtagtattgcagtgaatagtatgagcgatcagaccccctaggtttcaaggtacctaaggggtctgatcataaatgtaacagaagaaaaaaaaaagtttttaaaagtattaaaaaaataaaaaaaatataaaagttcaaatcacccccctttccctagattagctataaaagtaattaaagaacattaaacataaacatattaggtatccctgcgctccaaaatgcccgaactattagaatattaaaacatttatcccgtactgcgaacggcgtagcggcaaaaaaaataaaaacagccaaaaagcgtttttttcaacactttgcctcctataaaaaattgaataaaaagtgatcaaaccatcagatctttccccaaatggtatcaatagaaacatcatcttgtcccgcataaaaagacaccacaaccagctccatacatggaaatatgaaaaagttacaggtgttagaacatgatgacacaaatttttttttctattttgcaaagtttatcattttttttaaaagtatcaaaaaatttcaaatactatataaatttggtatcatcgcgtttgtactgacacgtagaacacaggtaacatgtcatttgtaccaaacagtgaatgctgtaaaaattaaacccataagaaaaaggcgcaaatgcatttttttctccaattgcgcctcattctgaatttttttccagcttcccagtacattgcacagcatattgaatggtgtcattacaaagtacaatttgtcccacaaacaataagccatcatgtgactctgtgaactgaaaaatgaaaaagttatggctcttgaaatgtgaggagggaaaaacgaaaatgcgaaaccaaaaaatggcctggtccttaaggggttaaggataacaatgttttttcatacattacataattataaCCTTCACACCAATAATGTGCCATTTTTATGCCGAAAAAACTGTTCTGCTTAGTTTAAGAAGTTCCCTCTATAGTACAGTATTTAACATCTGAATAGTGAGTTTTTCATGTATATACATTCTATACAGTCTATACATGATTTATTCAGTAGATTAAGGTCTATATAGACTGAACCAGACACTTGACGGATTCACATTGTTATATATTTTGTTTAGGTATCATCTTTTCTCATGGAGATAACTGGAAAGTGATGAGAAAATTCACTCTGTCAACTTTGAAAGATTTTGGTATGGGAAAGAAGTCCATAGAAAATAAGATCACTGAAGAATGTGAAAACCTGATGCAGACCTTTAGATCTCATGGAGGTAAGGTCATAAAAATATCATAAAACTATCAAATGGAAGCGAGAGAGAATTTTGACCACAAGAGCTTAtgatctaaagcaggggtagggaacgtacggctctccagctgttgtaaaactacaactcccagcatgcatacttgctctgctgtacttggaactcccatggaagtgaatggagcatgatgggagttgtagtttcacagcagctggagagccgaaggttccctatccctgatctaAAGCAACATTGCCACTGGATGGGTAATACTAATTATATCACTAAGGGTCCAACCAGAGTTGAAACCTAAAGCTCTTGGGTCCCAATGTGAAATCTATAATGGATCCCTATCTACCTTGAGCTTATGTAGCAGAGGGATCTTTGGAGCCCATTTAGGGTTCAGGGACTGTTAATTGCCTctactgcaccctctatagctacatCACTGGGTCCAACAGATGAATGCCCATCAGTCACTAGAATGATGGACCTAGTCCACTTTCCCACTGGGTAATGCATCTTTGTTGGTGGAATGTTCCTTTAAGTTCTCATTTATGTGTTTCATGGAACCATGTGGGATCTTTTTTCACTAAACCATTCTCCTCAATAAGCTTGTTGGGTTCATGAAAGTGTTCTTTCACTTCCCAGTATTTCCCGTGTCTAATTtaatttgacttcaatgggaagcgtttttttgagctggatgctgatgcagattccacatcaaaatccggcccaaaaagtcctgtgtgaacccagccttagtgtaTACAATAAACTAGGTTACCAATGCTATAGGAGACCTGTTAAGTTTGACATATCCTGAGGGTAGGGTTTGATATTTTGAAATAAGATATATACACTATCCGGTCGGCTATAATAACATATGGCCTTGCAGACACATCAGGTGATAGAAGGATAGTATCAGGCTATGTGTTTAGGATGGGTTCGCAGTACACTTATTATTGTCTATTGCTCTTATCTGTCATAGGacgagagcaacagacattgatTGACAGAGGCAGACGGAGCTTCCTTCATTAGGTGTCCAGCTGTATTCActccaatataataaaaaaacacgACGAAAACTTttctccatcatgttttttttcttttttttttttttggaagataaTGTAGTGCGTGCAAAACGATGTCTTCCCttagaaaagtaaacaaacaggCAGCGTCGGTCAACGATGAGAAGGGACACAAGCAATGGGTACCCTATGTGTGTCCATTACTCTGCtacatttaatgtccgttgctgacatcttatgatggatgacagcaacggacattaacagcaGTAGTGTCAACTCACCCTTAGTCCTTCATGTAGACTGAAGCAAGTGCACAGCAGCAGAAGGAAGTGCACAGCAGCATGGAAAGACAGGATCCGAGCAGTATGTTGCAGAGGTAAGTTAGCTTCTAGCTGCTCTAAGGATAGCAATGCTCCCCTTTATCTACTGGGCTCCTGGTGGCACCACCAACCTTTCTTATCTGTGCTAAATATTATAGCTGTATCTCCATGAACATCAAACGTTGACAATGTCTTTGACTTTTAGGAAAACCCTTTGATAACCAGGCCATCATAAATATTGCTGTAGTCAACATCATCGTGTCCATACTGCTGGACCACAGATTTGAGTATGCTGATCCTACAATACTGAAGCTCATGAGTTTAATTAATGAAAATATGACAATCTTTGAAAATCTCATGGTCAAGGTAAGTTTTTCTAAATATGAtgttacatttttattaaaaCTTCAATACCTTGATGCAAAATCAATAATTTGGAAAAGTCTTTCCATTCTAATATACTGATACTGTAAAAGACTTCTATGTAGTCCTCTAGTGGCTCTAGCGTCTAGTACTCAaacatccagcagaagacaacctctTTTGGAGGTGACTTTGGAGGCCATTATCGAGGGTCTATTTCTCATGGGTTGCTTACAAATAAACTATTAGACTTTATTGATAATATGACTTATATGGACAATAATACCAGCAAGGATTACCCAGGAACCCTTATTCTAGATGTATCTATGTGTGGACATCCACCAATGGCGTAAATGAAGGTTTTCAAGGGTTTTGTTAACACGCCATGATATTTCACTGGATTGGTTTTGTGAAAAAAAACCTTTGCTTTCAATTTGGgttttatgcccctcccacatgtcaCAGATTGGAGCTAGGTGCATGAAAATTGATCATTTGCAGATTTAGGAAACACCTTCTGCTTTCTTGTTTTGCGGCTTGTCCTTCTTGGAGTTGAAATTTCAATGTTGAAGAGTGTAGGATAGCTTGGAATTTACGATGCAAGTGATGATAATCTTTACaccatggaagatagacttgcacattctcagtcagcgccctctattggtgtgcatacttgaggcactggcatcctaattacatcatggaagtcagatttgcatattcttcccatgttcctttgcagtggagcgctcatggcttaatgagactccacacacctatatggtggtctctccctatggagtgacgatatccccttaaccctgtctaaccctctcacctctgccagatcagtcttctctgcgccaagctgatgagatgcaaatacattgaaacagctgtccttggctgagaagactgtatctggtataatcgcaacatcattgcaaacaaaagcctctgagaaggtcggcatgatgttaaagggagcgccctctatagatttgtttgactgagactctgtcttcctaattacatcatggaagacagacttgcacattctcagtcagcgccctctattggtgtccatacttgaggcactggcttcctaattacatcatggaagtcagatttgcatattcttcccatgtaccaTGTATGGAGCTGATACTTGTTATTTTTCTCTTCAGCTGTATAACAGTTATCCCACTCTGATCGGCTGGCTACCTGGGAGTCATAGAAAAGTGGCTAAAAATTACAGAGAAATGCAGAACTTTGTCATGGCCACATTTGTCAAACAGAGAAGAGAGGTCGATGTGAACAATCAGAGGAGCCTCATTGATGTTTTCCTGGCCAAGCAACAAGAGGTAACTACAACATTGGGGATCAAAAGGTTGTAGAGCAGAAAGAGCGAGAGTGTGTGTCACATATGAACTGTCCTAGCATGTAATGTGGGTAGAACTGTCAGGGGTCAATTCACTCTTGTAGTCACCCTTCACCCCACTTAAAGGGATGGAATCAttaaaatggcatttttttttatccctaacacataggaatagtcttaagaaaggctattcttctactaccatTACATGTTTTCTCcatgccgccatttggtagaaatccaggttttcttctgtatgcaaatgagttctctctcagcactgggggcggtccccagcactcaagcagcactgggggcatctccaatgctacaagagacatctccagtgatgcctctatcttcttctggaacacctctCTCAGCATCTTTTTCCGGTGCTGGGCTTCATATTTCTaggtatgcgcagttggcttagTGTCCATCTCATGAATGTGGACCATAAATcgtatgaccatggactgaattttatcccttgtaagcaaaatgaatgaaaatcAGCAGATATCTAGAAAACCGTAAAGAATTGACACAGAAAGTATATCGGAAAAATGCAAAGCATGAGCATAATAGGAATAGTTCCATATCGGAACCAAAGAGGTAACACGTCTAATGTCATGAAGTAATAACAAAGCATTGGGCAATGGTTGATATGACGTGGAGGGGGAGGGACATAATAAAAGGTGAATTGGATATTGCACTTGTAATAGTCTAGAAAGAATTTGGAGTAGACTACATTTTTAATAAgactatataattttatatacacgcATATAGTATTATTTTGACTTCTGACGCTTTGGTCTGTATAACATGTTACTAACCACAGTTGTAATTTACTTTTACAAAGGGAAAGACTGAATCAGAGTTGTATTATCATGACAAAAACCTGAGCACACTGATGGTGGATCTGTTCATTGCTGGGATGGAGACCACCTCAACCACACTGCGATGGGGATTACTATTAATGATGAAATATCCTGAAATACAAAGTAAGAGAATGCCAGATCCCAAACATGGCAATATTTCTGTTTTAGAAAAGAGGTAGAATATTTTtggaatatataatataaatagatagatagatagatagatagatagatagatagatagatagatagatagatattgtagttGTACCTCCACATATTGAAATATCTTCTTTTTACGGACAGTAAAAGTTCAGAATGAGATTGAACGTGTCATTGGATCTGCTCAACCAAAAGCAGAACATAGGAAACAAATGCCATACACAGATGCTGTCATCCATGAAATTCAACGATTTGGTGACATCATACCTGGAAACCTCCCACATTCAACAGTTAGAGATGTAACCTTCAGGGGTTATTCTCTACCCAAGGTACAGTATTTTATTCTATAACATATGGATACATTTAAAGATTTCTACTTGCATTTCTTGAGTGATAAAATGATCTGACCTCTATGGGTGCAGCAACTAGAGATGGACAAatctcacaagatttgtttcaagAATTATTTGTTGAAGTTTGGCCCTCTGGTTTGCTAATTTGGCATGTACTATTATTAGATTACGGGGTAAcctcagatcccagaatataataagtagaggccagtGTGAGATGAGAAAGCATaggttatactcaccttacctcacctctcctaggcctccTGGTCTTTTCTGGACTCTAGCTAACATTACATGACCCAGAGTtactgctgaggcctatgattgtggCAGATGAATGCCATGAGGCTTTGACCTAGGTGAcctctgaagcccaatcacaggtctcagcagtgaacCTGTGGCAAGTGAAATCAGCCATTCGCCAGAAAAGGATGCTGGGGGACAACCATATACCAATACCAATACCCAATTATGCAGAGACCCAAATAAAATATGCTGTGTCCCCTACTATGTCTTATGTAATGGGGTTGCTCACATTTAGTAATAATTGAGTAATACATGAGtatcaattatactctggggtctcttcaggtcaaatagtataataatcagaagccACAGATGGtgagtcttccggctctgaattcaatctgccaggcatcggacctgggcagagccaactgcgcatgcccgcactacaagaaaatggacactttcagtcaaagcggccattttctagtagcgcgggcatgcgcagtcggctctgcccaggcccgatgcctggcagagtgaattcagagccggaagacgctgcggggacactgcgcggagaagtcttctaaaggtaggagaagaaccagcgttgattggccaactatatatcatttggccaatcaacgctggttctgcatcaaatttttctattcgaatagcgagtggtactcgatcgagtacgagtatttcgaaaaccatagtattcaatcgaatacctactcgatcgaatactactcgctcatctctagtaattaccctTTTGATAAATAGATCCCATGGCAATAAGAACCCTAGTGCTCAGTGGTAGTTAGTGGAAGAAGTGAGTGCTAGTTTACCTGACCACCCATGTAATAAAGTTACTGTATGTGTGAAACATTCTAGATTTACACAttctattttgttgttttttacacTAGGACACAATTGTTATCCCATTGCTGCACTCTGTGCTTCGAGATGAAACTTTCTTTGAAAAGCCAGACCAGTTTTATCCAGAACACTTTCTTGATTCAGAAGGAAAGTTCAAGAAGAATGAAGCCTTCATCCCATTCTCGCTGGGTAAGAGACATGGAGAGAAATTTCAATCTACTAAGCAATAGGATGACATTCCACCAGctgtttataactagagatgagcaaattgattCTGATGAAGTGGAAATTGATTcggatttcaggaaatatttgattaaTCGAATCCGGATTTCCTGGAGCTTCGTGGTAACAAGTCACATTTTTTCTAAAatagctgctgcacatgttaggatatggggcaaggaactctgggaacatgGGATCACACACAATGTCATGCATGCAGCCATTCAGCAGAAAGCcagcctgtgatgtcacagcccttaaGCCTCCTTTGTGACCACCCACGCCATCgggagtgggtgttagctgtaactgacagctaacaccctgctctatAACCCTTGTTGGATCACAGCTCCAATCAGTGGTTTTCACCCCTTGGAAGCcacggtcaaacatgactgcagcatccaaggggCTCCATTATGCTACATGTTCCCCCTCGGCAACCGCGAGATCCCATTATTATATTGCTACAGTATATTTTACCTCTTGCCTTAGAGAACATACAATGTGTCCTTGCTCATCTGTCCCCTTGGTTGGACGTGTTCcgatatgtgtgtctatgtgcgTCCACTCAGTGGCTGCGTTTTGGAATGAAGCCAAAGTTTTTGCTAGCATCTTGATATTACAATCAATTGGTTTAATGAAAAACTGGAATCCTTAACCAAATGGTTAATGATGAAGACCTCTGTTTCCTCGTATTCAAATAACTCATCCCATCTGTAGACATCGATGTTTGATGGCTCTTGACTACCATCGGTACAGAGCAGAGTTATTAGATGACTGAATGAGATGTCAATAATCGCTAGTAGACTTGTGTAGACTGTGCGTCCCAAGACTCATGTGCTCTATTGGCCTCTGCTTGGGCCTTAGCTCGGCATACCCATGTGCCCTCAGTGGTGATCCTGAATGCATGACGTCACCATGAAGACCAAAAAAGATTCCTGGACTCCGCAAGGAGGACCAAAA is part of the Leptodactylus fuscus isolate aLepFus1 chromosome 3, aLepFus1.hap2, whole genome shotgun sequence genome and encodes:
- the LOC142198299 gene encoding cytochrome P450 2K1-like; this encodes MWSNGRFAMDPVSILLFITVFLFLVNVLKNKKNAKNRNFPPGPKTLPIIGNMHMISILKPHKSFVEISKKHGTVFRIHLGQMKLVVLCGYETVKDALINHAEEFAGRPDSPILSQTSNGYGIIFSHGDNWKVMRKFTLSTLKDFGMGKKSIENKITEECENLMQTFRSHGGKPFDNQAIINIAVVNIIVSILLDHRFEYADPTILKLMSLINENMTIFENLMVKLYNSYPTLIGWLPGSHRKVAKNYREMQNFVMATFVKQRREVDVNNQRSLIDVFLAKQQEGKTESELYYHDKNLSTLMVDLFIAGMETTSTTLRWGLLLMMKYPEIQIKVQNEIERVIGSAQPKAEHRKQMPYTDAVIHEIQRFGDIIPGNLPHSTVRDVTFRGYSLPKDTIVIPLLHSVLRDETFFEKPDQFYPEHFLDSEGKFKKNEAFIPFSLGKRSCAGETLTNMELFLFFTRLLQNFTFQAPPGAALDLTPALGFTNAPLRHQICAIPRR